In Alistipes ihumii AP11, a genomic segment contains:
- a CDS encoding family 78 glycoside hydrolase catalytic domain encodes MKKTTFARRTSLWLTLMAITCAPLAAQTGLGFGSLKCEQETDPVGIETPSPRFSWQLVSPERGCRQTAYRIVVAGTEKDAAAGRATMWDSGKVPGEQSLLIPYDGQPLEAAETYYWSVRVWGPDGKPSAWSPAQRFTMGLPDREDWSGARWIALEEDVDSLIVINGTFDTGPDNPILGNKPFGRNKLPLLRREFTVDKPVRRATAYVCGLGQFELFLNGEKTGDHFLDPAWTKFDKEVQYVSFDVSDRLRQGANAVGAMLGNGFFNIPRERYSKFAGSYGAPKMIFKLQIEYEDGTRQTVVSDDSWKAAPGPVTFSSIYGGEDYDAGLAQAGWTSPDFDDSSWSAAVLTRFDSPLRSQRTTPIKIRQRVPTVRKYRNSKGNYLYDLGQNASGIVRLSVRASGRHTVRMFPGELCRPDSTVNQRSSGGPVFFSYTTRGDGSVESWQPQFTYYGFRYVEVEGAVPEGEPNPNGLPEIVELTGLHTTNSAEQVGTFECSNPLFNQIYTLIDWAIRSNFSSVFTDCPHREKLGWLEQSHLIGPSIQYGYDISRAYPKIVGDMATAQHEDGMIPTIAPQYTVFAEGFLDTPEWGSAFILLPYYLYRWYGDDRPMRENYDRMADYIDYLSSKADGHIVAYGLGDWCDIGPAEPAHSQLTSNGVSATAIYYYDICTMRRIAEHLGKTADAERYESLAAEVKKAFNERFFDRRTLKYDRNSQAANAMALYMGLAEPQYEEVVLKNLIDDIRGRGNAVTAGDIGYRYVVQTLQDRGASDVLFDMNSRYDVPGYGYQIAMGETALAESWQSRDYLSHNHCMLGHLYSWLFSGIGGISQESGSTAYKRIVIDPQIVGDLRDARVSFRSPYGLIRSEWKDAPDEFVQTIEIPANATARICLPATDPAKVTESGKPVSGRKDMAVESGTDGRIELHVGSGVYRIAVEK; translated from the coding sequence ATGAAAAAAACGACCTTTGCGCGTCGGACATCCCTGTGGCTGACGCTCATGGCAATAACCTGCGCGCCGCTCGCGGCGCAGACCGGCCTCGGCTTCGGCTCGCTCAAGTGCGAGCAGGAGACCGATCCGGTCGGAATCGAAACTCCGTCGCCCCGTTTCAGTTGGCAACTGGTATCGCCCGAACGCGGATGCCGGCAGACCGCCTATCGCATCGTCGTGGCCGGAACGGAAAAGGACGCCGCTGCCGGCCGTGCTACGATGTGGGACAGCGGCAAGGTTCCCGGCGAACAGTCGTTGCTGATACCGTATGACGGGCAGCCTCTGGAAGCGGCCGAAACCTATTACTGGAGCGTCCGCGTCTGGGGACCGGACGGCAAGCCGTCGGCGTGGAGTCCGGCGCAGCGTTTCACGATGGGGCTGCCCGACCGCGAAGACTGGTCCGGGGCGCGGTGGATCGCGCTCGAGGAGGACGTCGACTCGCTGATCGTCATCAACGGCACGTTCGACACGGGTCCCGACAACCCGATCCTGGGCAACAAGCCGTTCGGGCGGAACAAGCTGCCGCTGCTGCGCCGCGAGTTCACGGTCGACAAGCCCGTGCGGCGGGCGACGGCCTATGTCTGCGGACTGGGCCAGTTCGAGCTGTTTCTCAACGGCGAGAAGACGGGCGACCACTTCCTCGATCCGGCCTGGACCAAGTTCGATAAGGAGGTGCAATACGTTTCGTTCGACGTGAGCGACCGGCTTCGGCAGGGCGCCAACGCGGTCGGCGCGATGCTCGGCAACGGATTTTTCAACATCCCGCGCGAGCGGTACAGCAAGTTCGCCGGATCGTACGGAGCGCCGAAGATGATCTTCAAGCTGCAGATCGAGTACGAAGACGGCACGCGACAGACGGTCGTCTCGGACGACTCGTGGAAGGCGGCGCCTGGACCGGTCACGTTCTCGAGCATTTACGGAGGCGAGGATTACGATGCGGGCCTTGCGCAGGCCGGCTGGACCTCGCCGGACTTCGACGACAGTTCGTGGAGCGCCGCCGTGCTCACGCGGTTCGACTCCCCGCTGCGCTCGCAGCGCACGACGCCGATCAAGATCCGCCAGCGGGTTCCGACCGTCCGCAAATATCGCAACTCGAAAGGCAACTACCTGTACGATCTGGGGCAGAACGCCTCGGGCATCGTCCGCCTGAGCGTGCGCGCTTCGGGCCGGCATACCGTGAGGATGTTTCCCGGCGAGCTCTGCCGCCCCGACAGCACGGTCAACCAGCGTTCGTCGGGCGGACCGGTGTTCTTCAGCTACACGACGCGCGGCGACGGCAGCGTCGAAAGCTGGCAGCCGCAGTTCACCTACTACGGTTTCCGCTACGTGGAAGTCGAGGGTGCGGTACCCGAGGGCGAGCCCAATCCGAACGGCCTGCCCGAGATCGTCGAGCTGACCGGGCTGCACACGACCAACTCGGCCGAGCAGGTCGGCACGTTCGAGTGCTCCAACCCGCTTTTCAATCAAATCTACACGTTGATCGACTGGGCTATCCGCAGCAACTTTTCCAGCGTATTCACCGACTGTCCCCACCGCGAGAAACTCGGCTGGCTCGAGCAGTCGCATCTGATCGGCCCGTCGATCCAATACGGCTACGATATCTCGCGGGCTTATCCGAAAATCGTCGGCGACATGGCGACGGCCCAGCACGAGGACGGAATGATTCCGACCATCGCGCCGCAGTACACCGTCTTCGCCGAAGGATTCCTCGACACGCCGGAATGGGGCAGCGCCTTCATCCTGCTGCCCTACTACCTCTACCGCTGGTACGGAGACGACCGGCCGATGCGCGAGAACTACGACCGGATGGCGGACTACATCGATTACCTGTCGTCGAAGGCCGACGGACATATCGTGGCCTACGGACTGGGCGACTGGTGCGACATAGGTCCCGCCGAGCCGGCCCATTCGCAGCTGACGTCGAACGGCGTCAGCGCGACGGCGATCTATTATTACGATATCTGCACGATGCGGCGGATCGCCGAGCATTTGGGCAAAACGGCCGACGCCGAGCGTTACGAATCGCTGGCCGCCGAGGTGAAAAAGGCGTTCAACGAGCGCTTTTTCGACCGCCGGACGCTCAAGTACGACCGCAACAGCCAAGCGGCCAACGCGATGGCGCTCTACATGGGACTCGCGGAACCCCAGTACGAGGAGGTCGTGCTGAAAAACCTGATCGACGACATCCGCGGCCGCGGCAATGCCGTGACGGCGGGCGACATCGGCTACCGCTACGTCGTGCAGACGTTGCAGGATCGCGGCGCTTCGGACGTACTGTTCGACATGAACAGCCGTTACGACGTGCCGGGCTACGGCTACCAGATCGCTATGGGCGAGACGGCGCTGGCCGAGTCTTGGCAGAGCCGCGATTACCTGTCGCACAACCACTGCATGCTCGGCCATCTCTACTCGTGGCTGTTCAGCGGCATCGGAGGCATCTCGCAGGAGTCCGGCTCGACGGCCTACAAGCGGATCGTGATCGATCCCCAGATCGTAGGCGATCTGCGCGATGCCCGCGTATCGTTCCGTTCGCCTTACGGACTGATCCGCAGCGAGTGGAAGGACGCGCCGGACGAGTTCGTGCAGACGATCGAAATACCCGCCAACGCTACGGCCCGTATTTGCCTGCCCGCGACCGATCCGGCGAAAGTCACCGAGAGCGGCAAGCCCGTATCGGGCCGCAAGGATATGGCCGTCGAAAGCGGAACGGACGGACGTATCGAACTGCATGTCGGCTCGGGCGTCTACCGGATCGCCGTCGAGAAATAG
- a CDS encoding GNAT family N-acetyltransferase, translating to MNIKDYTKEQVNAWATGRIDLKEWDASFQRHIAYVVTGNDLVVGFGDIDRTGYLDKLFVHKDFQGRGIATAICDRLENEAEVECIRVHASITAKSFFERRGYRVVKRQEVERQGVLLTNYIMEKYLALP from the coding sequence GTGAACATAAAGGATTATACCAAAGAACAGGTAAATGCGTGGGCGACGGGTCGTATCGACTTGAAGGAATGGGACGCCTCGTTTCAGAGACATATTGCCTACGTCGTTACGGGAAACGATTTGGTCGTAGGTTTCGGAGATATCGATAGAACCGGATATCTGGACAAACTGTTTGTCCATAAGGATTTTCAAGGCCGAGGCATAGCAACCGCAATATGTGACCGGCTCGAAAACGAAGCCGAAGTGGAATGCATCCGCGTTCACGCTTCGATTACGGCAAAATCTTTTTTCGAAAGGCGCGGCTACCGAGTCGTCAAGCGACAGGAGGTCGAAAGACAAGGCGTGCTTTTAACGAATTATATCATGGAAAAGTATTTGGCTCTCCCGTAA
- a CDS encoding DUF2075 domain-containing protein, with amino-acid sequence MIIYHRTKAEFRKDVFEDRIAVIVEEELYKKTSKRTSDNEFRAFRNSLGFMERVLNDPSIPDDAGISIEYHIPHTAKRIDFIIAGSDGKNDNIIIVELKQWQHCETTIQDGIVKTLLGGHMVNTTHPSYQAYSYACLLKFFSAAIEDEMIGVYPCAYLHNYSDDGIISNNFYDNYIREAPLYFSSDALKLRNFIKKHIKKGDKSNIVSRIDNGKIRPSKTLSSALRSIFKGNREFIMIEEQKVVFERAKELAFCSTPESKNVFIVKGGAGTGKSVVAINLLVDLIQRGQLAQYVTKTSAPREVYFEMLCRDQPLVALKKIFVGSGSFVNAPKNSIRTLVVDEAHRLTEKTGFLKQGDNQIREIISTSLCSIFFIDEDQRVHIDDYGTIDNIRRIAQECGSTVTEGELGSQFRCNGADGYLAWLDNVLSIRETANYDLSGTDYDFRIYDSASELRDVIFEKNKINNKARLVAGYCWDWVSDKDPNAYDIVIPEDNFRMKWNLKTYGSKWIIDPTSINEVGCIHTCQGLEVDYIGVIIGNDLIVRNGVVQVNPAARSTMDRSIFGWKKLMMEDKESAKRTLRAIIKNTYKTLMTRGMKGCYIYCTDMETREYFKKRIGLNKDGTSLHSLHHPFANSINS; translated from the coding sequence ATGATTATATATCATCGTACCAAAGCCGAATTCCGTAAAGACGTTTTTGAAGATCGCATAGCCGTCATCGTAGAGGAAGAGCTTTACAAAAAAACATCAAAAAGAACATCGGATAATGAGTTCAGAGCATTTCGAAACTCGTTGGGATTTATGGAACGAGTACTAAACGATCCGAGCATTCCTGATGATGCCGGCATCTCAATCGAATATCATATTCCTCATACAGCCAAAAGAATCGACTTCATTATAGCGGGTTCAGACGGAAAGAACGACAATATCATAATCGTTGAGTTGAAACAATGGCAACATTGTGAAACAACAATACAGGACGGTATTGTCAAAACATTGTTGGGGGGGCATATGGTAAATACCACCCATCCTTCTTACCAAGCATACTCGTACGCATGTTTACTCAAATTTTTTAGTGCCGCTATCGAAGATGAGATGATAGGAGTATATCCTTGCGCATATCTCCATAATTACTCGGACGACGGTATTATCTCCAATAATTTTTACGACAATTATATTCGGGAGGCCCCCCTGTATTTTAGCTCGGACGCTCTCAAGCTTCGTAATTTCATAAAAAAACACATCAAAAAGGGGGACAAGTCCAATATTGTTTCCAGAATAGACAATGGAAAGATCAGACCTTCGAAAACACTTTCCAGCGCACTCCGGTCCATATTCAAGGGCAATCGTGAATTTATCATGATCGAAGAGCAGAAAGTCGTTTTCGAACGGGCAAAGGAATTGGCATTTTGTTCTACCCCCGAAAGTAAGAATGTTTTTATAGTGAAAGGTGGAGCGGGGACGGGCAAATCAGTCGTAGCGATAAACCTCCTTGTTGATCTTATTCAAAGAGGACAGCTGGCTCAATATGTTACCAAAACGAGTGCTCCTCGTGAAGTTTATTTTGAAATGCTATGCCGTGACCAGCCGCTTGTAGCTTTGAAAAAAATATTCGTCGGAAGCGGCTCGTTCGTAAATGCTCCTAAAAACTCAATCAGGACTCTTGTCGTAGATGAGGCTCACAGGCTCACAGAAAAGACCGGTTTCTTAAAACAGGGGGATAATCAAATACGGGAAATAATTTCAACTTCATTATGTTCCATATTTTTCATAGACGAGGATCAGAGAGTCCATATAGATGATTACGGTACAATTGATAACATTCGTCGTATCGCTCAGGAATGCGGAAGCACAGTAACGGAAGGAGAATTAGGTTCACAATTCAGATGTAATGGTGCAGATGGATATCTGGCATGGCTTGACAATGTTCTTAGTATACGTGAAACAGCCAATTATGATCTTAGCGGGACCGATTACGATTTCCGAATTTATGACTCTGCATCCGAACTGCGCGATGTCATTTTCGAAAAAAACAAGATCAACAACAAAGCAAGACTGGTGGCAGGTTATTGCTGGGATTGGGTAAGCGACAAAGATCCGAATGCATACGATATTGTCATTCCGGAAGATAATTTTCGAATGAAATGGAATCTTAAAACTTACGGATCAAAATGGATTATTGATCCTACGTCAATTAATGAAGTAGGGTGTATTCACACATGTCAGGGTTTGGAAGTAGATTACATAGGTGTAATAATCGGCAATGATTTGATTGTCCGTAACGGAGTTGTCCAAGTTAATCCTGCTGCGCGGTCAACAATGGACCGGAGTATCTTCGGGTGGAAAAAGCTCATGATGGAGGACAAAGAATCTGCAAAAAGAACTCTGAGAGCGATTATTAAAAATACCTATAAGACTCTTATGACAAGAGGCATGAAGGGGTGTTATATTTATTGTACGGATATGGAGACTCGCGAATATTTTAAAAAACGCATAGGACTGAATAAGGACGGTACATCCCTTCATTCATTACACCATCCGTTTGCGAACTCTATCAATTCTTGA
- a CDS encoding nucleotide pyrophosphohydrolase, which translates to MNDIDQIIDKIIEFRNEREWEQFHNPKDLALALSIEAAELNQLFLWKSAEEADREQVKKELADVLNYAFLIAEKYGFDVKQIIFDKIEENAVKYPVNKSKGIAKKYTEL; encoded by the coding sequence ATGAATGATATAGATCAAATTATTGACAAGATAATAGAGTTCCGGAACGAAAGAGAGTGGGAACAGTTTCATAATCCCAAAGATTTGGCATTGGCACTATCCATTGAAGCCGCAGAGTTAAATCAACTGTTCCTTTGGAAATCTGCTGAAGAAGCGGACCGGGAACAAGTGAAAAAGGAATTGGCGGATGTCTTGAATTACGCCTTTCTGATCGCGGAAAAATATGGTTTCGACGTGAAGCAGATTATTTTTGACAAAATCGAAGAGAATGCGGTGAAATATCCTGTAAACAAATCAAAAGGAATTGCAAAAAAATACACCGAACTATGA
- a CDS encoding riboflavin synthase: MFSGIVETTARVAAIREEGGNRHFTLECPFTDELKIDQSIAHNGVCLTVVSIEDDRYTTTAIRETLLKSNLGGLRVGDPVNLERSMRPDALLDGHIVQGHVDQTARCTAIDEADGSWYFAFEYDPSQGNVTVEKGSVAVNGVSLTVVDSREGAFRVAIIPYTYEHTNFHALKVGSTVNLEFDIVGKYIARLMERYVKA; encoded by the coding sequence ATGTTTTCTGGAATAGTCGAAACCACAGCCCGCGTCGCCGCGATCCGCGAAGAAGGCGGGAACCGGCATTTCACGCTCGAATGCCCTTTCACGGACGAACTGAAAATCGATCAGAGCATCGCCCATAACGGGGTCTGCCTGACGGTCGTATCGATCGAGGACGACCGGTACACGACCACGGCGATCCGCGAGACGCTGCTCAAATCGAATCTCGGGGGGCTCCGTGTCGGCGATCCGGTCAATCTGGAGCGCAGTATGCGGCCCGACGCGCTGCTCGACGGCCATATCGTGCAGGGGCATGTCGATCAGACGGCGCGCTGCACCGCGATCGACGAGGCGGACGGAAGCTGGTACTTCGCTTTCGAGTACGATCCTTCGCAGGGTAACGTAACGGTCGAGAAAGGCTCGGTAGCCGTCAACGGCGTCAGTCTGACGGTAGTCGATTCGCGCGAGGGAGCTTTCCGGGTCGCCATCATTCCCTATACCTACGAGCATACCAATTTCCATGCGCTGAAGGTCGGATCGACGGTCAACCTCGAGTTCGATATCGTAGGCAAGTATATCGCGCGCCTGATGGAGCGCTACGTCAAAGCATAA
- a CDS encoding sensor histidine kinase — protein sequence MRLKIRTVAAAATAVGLVAAVSGALLVWMARGEGKWLVVVPVLMFAAVFVASRFFFNRFVAFRIKPIYQILLSKSVRTHELSQKADPVGHIEDELNRWAEKNAREIARLKENERYRKEFLGNVSHEIKTPIFTLQGYIVTLLDGAIEDKAVNRKYLERSEKNIDRLIHIVDDLEEISKLEAGAPVLEKECFDVVALVREIADSLEMDAARRRIGIRVGNPHGQPPVPVTADRRRIAQVITNLLSNSIKYGREGGETRIGFVDMFDRVLVEVKDDGIGIAEENIPRVFERFFRVDKSRSREQGGTGLGLAIVKHILEAHGERITLRSKLGEGSAFSFTLSKK from the coding sequence GTGAGACTGAAAATCCGGACCGTCGCGGCCGCCGCAACGGCCGTCGGACTCGTCGCTGCGGTTTCGGGCGCGTTGCTCGTGTGGATGGCCCGGGGCGAAGGGAAATGGCTGGTCGTCGTCCCGGTGCTGATGTTCGCGGCGGTTTTCGTGGCTTCCCGGTTCTTTTTCAACCGTTTCGTCGCGTTCCGCATCAAGCCGATCTATCAGATTCTGCTGTCGAAAAGCGTCCGGACGCACGAGCTGTCGCAGAAAGCCGATCCGGTCGGCCACATCGAGGACGAGCTGAACCGCTGGGCCGAGAAGAATGCCCGCGAAATCGCTCGCCTCAAGGAGAATGAGCGTTACCGAAAGGAGTTCTTGGGCAACGTGTCGCACGAGATCAAGACGCCGATCTTCACGTTGCAGGGCTATATCGTGACGCTGCTCGACGGCGCGATCGAGGACAAGGCGGTCAACCGCAAGTACCTCGAGCGCTCGGAGAAGAATATCGACCGGCTGATTCACATTGTCGACGATTTGGAGGAAATATCGAAACTCGAGGCCGGGGCGCCGGTTCTCGAGAAGGAGTGTTTCGACGTCGTGGCGCTGGTCCGCGAGATCGCCGATTCGCTCGAGATGGACGCCGCCCGTCGCCGGATCGGCATTCGGGTAGGCAATCCGCACGGCCAGCCGCCCGTTCCGGTAACGGCCGACCGCCGCCGCATCGCTCAGGTCATAACGAACCTGCTCAGCAACTCGATCAAATACGGGCGCGAGGGCGGAGAGACCCGGATCGGCTTCGTGGATATGTTCGACCGCGTGCTGGTCGAGGTAAAGGACGACGGAATCGGAATCGCCGAGGAGAATATTCCCCGCGTATTCGAGCGCTTCTTCCGCGTCGACAAGAGCCGCTCGCGCGAGCAGGGCGGCACGGGGCTCGGACTGGCGATCGTCAAGCATATTCTGGAAGCCCACGGCGAGCGGATCACGCTGCGCAGCAAGTTGGGGGAAGGAAGCGCTTTCTCTTTCACTTTGAGCAAAAAATAG